A genomic window from Candidatus Methylacidiphilum fumarolicum includes:
- a CDS encoding ammonium transporter has translation MKNPSSVVIIDRSRPRMEAFIFLGILAAILLIAMGIAFTHKQSPAAAAQATSPPPTLEQRVAGLEAYITNSDPSGSKIAGSSGPGHNAWLLTSTALVLFMTLPGLALFYGGLVRSKNILSVLAQCLGITGLVTVLWWAIGYSLVFGTNFSGSPLGYFLGGTEYFFLKGVDSAPNTNYSFWVSQNVYCMFQMMFAVITPALIMGGIAERMKYSAVLIFITLWMLFVYFPQAHMVWGASGMMNGVFNSGAKIPAIDFAGGTVVHMTSGWSALILALLLGKRKGFGTEPIIPNNMTYCMVGAAILWIGWYGFNAGSAVAADGIAANAFMTTTLATAVASLTWPMLEYTLKGTPTVLGFSTGAVAGLVAITPACGFVNSTGAVIIGLAAGIIPYFACSVIKPLLKYDDALDAFGVHGVGGMLGAFLTGVFVDPAVNANLLSEAVAKKNGLAASVTSGTLWIAQLKAILITIVVATLASVIIGFVVKALVGLRVDEEVETQGLDISEHGEQGYSI, from the coding sequence ATGAAAAATCCTTCTTCTGTTGTCATTATAGATCGAAGTCGTCCCAGAATGGAAGCATTTATTTTTTTGGGGATCTTGGCTGCCATTCTATTAATAGCCATGGGCATTGCTTTTACACATAAACAAAGCCCGGCCGCAGCCGCGCAAGCTACTTCTCCACCTCCAACATTGGAACAACGTGTTGCAGGTCTCGAAGCATATATCACCAATTCTGACCCGTCTGGAAGCAAGATTGCGGGAAGTTCAGGACCAGGACACAATGCCTGGCTTCTGACTTCTACCGCGCTGGTCCTCTTTATGACCCTTCCCGGTCTGGCTCTTTTTTATGGAGGACTAGTACGATCAAAAAACATTCTTTCAGTGCTTGCTCAATGCTTGGGTATTACAGGGCTTGTAACTGTGCTTTGGTGGGCAATAGGGTATAGTCTTGTTTTTGGAACGAATTTTTCAGGTAGTCCACTTGGTTATTTTCTTGGTGGGACAGAATATTTCTTTCTTAAGGGCGTCGACTCAGCCCCGAATACAAACTATTCCTTCTGGGTTTCACAAAATGTCTATTGCATGTTCCAAATGATGTTTGCTGTTATTACTCCTGCTTTAATCATGGGAGGCATTGCAGAACGGATGAAGTATTCAGCTGTTTTAATTTTTATAACATTATGGATGCTTTTTGTCTATTTTCCTCAAGCTCATATGGTTTGGGGAGCAAGCGGTATGATGAATGGGGTATTTAACTCAGGAGCAAAGATTCCAGCTATTGATTTTGCTGGAGGAACGGTGGTCCATATGACCTCAGGATGGTCAGCATTGATCTTGGCTCTATTGCTTGGCAAAAGAAAGGGATTTGGAACAGAACCTATAATTCCTAATAACATGACTTACTGTATGGTTGGAGCAGCCATTCTTTGGATTGGATGGTATGGATTTAATGCTGGTAGTGCAGTGGCAGCGGATGGAATTGCTGCTAACGCTTTCATGACTACAACACTGGCCACGGCGGTAGCTTCTCTTACTTGGCCCATGCTTGAATATACTCTAAAGGGAACTCCAACAGTTCTTGGGTTTTCCACAGGAGCGGTAGCTGGTCTGGTGGCTATCACTCCTGCCTGCGGTTTTGTTAATAGCACAGGAGCAGTGATAATCGGACTGGCAGCAGGGATTATTCCTTATTTTGCCTGCTCAGTTATTAAGCCACTTTTAAAATACGATGACGCTCTCGATGCTTTCGGAGTTCATGGAGTAGGAGGTATGCTTGGAGCGTTTTTAACGGGAGTCTTTGTCGATCCTGCAGTCAATGCCAATTTGTTAAGTGAGGCGGTGGCAAAGAAAAATGGTCTAGCAGCAAGTGTCACTAGTGGCACTTTGTGGATAGCTCAGTTAAAAGCTATATTGATCACAATTGTTGTTGCTACCCTGGCTTCAGTTATCATTGGTTTTGTTGTAAAAGCTCTTGTTGGATTACGAGTTGATGAAGAAGTAGAAACTCAAGGGCTTGATATTTCTGAGCACGGGGAACAAGGCTATTCAATCTAA
- a CDS encoding ribonucleotide-diphosphate reductase subunit beta, giving the protein MSCCVGGGGQPYDLTKRINVQEKRLINCKAVDVNQLMPLKYKWAWEHYLNGCANNWLPSEVPMQRDVELWKSNRLSDEERLVIMRNLGFFATGESLVGNNIVLAIFKFVTNAEARQYLLRQAYEEAVHTHAFLYIVESLGLDEREVFNMYHEVNSISNKDQFEMALTEDILRSDFNTESVENIQKFVKNLVGFYVIMEGIFFYSGFVMILSFHRQNKMTGIGEQFQYILRDETIHLNFGIDLINGIKEENPEIWTVDFQKEIEAMIDQAVLLEYAYAKDCLPRGILGLNSALFKDYVEYIADRRLERIGFKAKYGSKNPFPWMSEVMDLVKEKNFFETRVTEYQSGAVLNW; this is encoded by the coding sequence ATGAGCTGTTGTGTAGGTGGCGGTGGTCAACCTTATGATCTTACCAAAAGAATCAATGTACAGGAAAAAAGATTGATTAATTGTAAGGCTGTAGATGTGAACCAGCTAATGCCCTTAAAGTACAAGTGGGCATGGGAACACTATCTGAATGGATGTGCGAACAATTGGCTTCCTTCGGAGGTCCCTATGCAAAGGGATGTGGAACTTTGGAAATCCAATAGGCTTTCCGATGAGGAAAGGCTTGTCATTATGAGAAATTTGGGATTTTTTGCTACTGGGGAAAGTCTTGTTGGCAATAATATCGTCCTAGCGATCTTCAAGTTCGTTACCAATGCTGAAGCAAGACAATATCTTTTAAGACAGGCTTACGAGGAGGCTGTCCATACCCATGCTTTTCTCTATATTGTCGAATCTCTTGGGCTCGATGAAAGAGAAGTGTTTAACATGTATCATGAGGTTAACTCCATTTCAAATAAAGACCAATTTGAGATGGCTCTTACCGAAGATATTCTTCGGAGCGATTTTAACACTGAAAGTGTGGAAAATATCCAAAAATTTGTAAAAAATCTTGTCGGTTTTTACGTTATTATGGAAGGAATCTTTTTTTATAGTGGTTTTGTCATGATTTTATCTTTTCATAGACAAAACAAAATGACGGGGATTGGGGAACAATTTCAATATATCTTGAGGGATGAAACCATTCATCTTAATTTTGGCATCGATCTAATCAATGGAATAAAAGAGGAAAACCCTGAAATATGGACAGTTGATTTTCAGAAAGAGATCGAAGCGATGATCGATCAAGCCGTTTTGCTTGAATATGCCTACGCGAAAGATTGTTTACCACGGGGAATTTTAGGACTTAATAGTGCGCTCTTTAAAGATTATGTCGAATATATCGCAGATAGAAGACTAGAAAGAATTGGGTTTAAAGCTAAATATGGCTCTAAAAATCCCTTTCCGTGGATGAGCGAAGTAATGGATCTAGTGAAAGAGAAAAATTTCTTTGAGACTCGAGTAACGGAATATCAATCAGGGGCTGTTTTAAATTGGTAA
- a CDS encoding YbhB/YbcL family Raf kinase inhibitor-like protein, with amino-acid sequence MKLSSPDFENGQPLPSFCAYGAENKSPELKLEDVPQNTKSLALVMDDPDAPRGTWVHWVLWNIPPDVHTIKKGQTPDGAVPGRNDFGNTRYDGPAPPSGVHRYYFRAYALDQILNLPKGSTKSDLLKKIHGHVLASAELMGTFAASR; translated from the coding sequence ATGAAGTTGTCTTCACCGGATTTTGAAAATGGTCAGCCATTACCTTCTTTCTGTGCTTATGGGGCTGAAAATAAATCTCCAGAATTGAAATTGGAAGATGTTCCACAAAACACGAAGTCCTTAGCACTCGTTATGGATGATCCTGATGCTCCACGAGGAACTTGGGTACATTGGGTATTATGGAATATACCGCCTGATGTCCACACGATAAAAAAGGGACAAACACCTGATGGCGCTGTCCCTGGCAGGAATGATTTTGGTAATACCAGATACGACGGTCCTGCTCCCCCATCTGGAGTTCATCGTTATTATTTTCGGGCTTATGCGCTCGACCAAATATTGAATTTACCGAAAGGATCCACCAAAAGCGATTTACTAAAAAAAATCCATGGTCATGTCCTTGCTTCTGCCGAGCTGATGGGGACTTTCGCTGCTTCTAGATAA
- a CDS encoding globin family protein encodes MTQERIKLIQKSWLYVMDKADEAGRLFYKRLFEVEPNVRSLFKENIEKQGKKLIDVINWIVLNLQDIDTVFGGAKELARRHVRYGVQVEHYPLVGHTLIWTLGNIIGKEWTKELEQAWTEAYEALSQVMIEEHKKGQ; translated from the coding sequence ATGACTCAAGAACGAATAAAACTAATCCAAAAAAGTTGGCTCTATGTAATGGACAAGGCTGATGAAGCCGGACGCCTTTTTTACAAAAGGCTTTTTGAAGTAGAACCTAATGTACGATCTCTTTTTAAAGAGAATATTGAAAAACAAGGTAAAAAATTAATAGATGTCATAAATTGGATCGTTTTAAACCTTCAAGATATCGATACGGTTTTTGGTGGTGCAAAAGAATTAGCCCGTCGGCATGTTAGGTATGGTGTGCAAGTGGAACATTATCCGTTGGTTGGTCACACTCTTATTTGGACACTTGGAAATATCATTGGGAAAGAATGGACAAAAGAATTGGAACAAGCCTGGACAGAGGCTTATGAAGCCCTGTCCCAGGTTATGATTGAGGAGCATAAAAAAGGCCAATAA
- a CDS encoding ATP cone domain-containing protein, whose translation MSIVKRDGRVVPFDISRIYAAVEKAFWAERKKRAGDNLSREDLLAIEEITNRVAIKSAALANRGERLEVERIQDLVELTLMELGHHTVAKRYILYRAERGKARTIQNREGASIHMIDRRGNTVPLDLAWIHRMLMEACRGLEDRCLWRDLAEETVRGLYDNIKEEEILQAMILTARTWVEKEPAYTYVAARLMLSKIYQEALLIVPSIHETAAYHRAYFPIMCNTG comes from the coding sequence TTGTCGATCGTCAAAAGAGATGGTCGAGTGGTCCCTTTTGATATTAGTCGAATCTATGCTGCCGTTGAAAAAGCGTTTTGGGCGGAAAGAAAGAAAAGGGCAGGGGATAATCTTTCCAGAGAAGATCTTTTAGCTATCGAAGAGATTACCAACCGAGTGGCGATAAAATCAGCAGCACTAGCCAATCGAGGAGAAAGGCTTGAAGTAGAACGAATACAGGACCTTGTTGAACTGACGCTTATGGAGCTGGGACACCATACCGTAGCTAAGCGTTATATCCTCTATAGGGCAGAGCGAGGCAAGGCTAGAACTATACAGAATAGAGAAGGGGCATCGATCCACATGATCGATAGACGTGGGAATACTGTTCCATTGGATTTGGCATGGATACATCGAATGCTTATGGAGGCTTGCAGGGGTCTTGAAGATCGCTGTTTGTGGAGGGATCTTGCTGAAGAGACGGTTCGAGGTCTTTACGACAACATAAAAGAAGAAGAAATCCTGCAAGCTATGATTCTTACGGCAAGGACATGGGTAGAAAAAGAACCTGCTTATACTTATGTGGCTGCGCGACTGATGTTGAGTAAAATCTATCAGGAAGCTCTTTTAATCGTTCCTAGTATCCATGAGACAGCGGCCTACCATAGGGCTTATTTTCCTATTATGTGCAATACGGGGTAA
- a CDS encoding rhodanese-like domain-containing protein, with amino-acid sequence MNTKNEWKAIVWLIVLLFFFIPFGRGQNSKIDFTALDKESEEIEINPQDPWKRDEVITPQELVEALRKSDEKKDLVIFHVGFSFLYKASHIPGSIYVGSGKDKEGIASLEKKVFGLSKNQQIVLYCGCCPWNQCPNIRPAFNALKQKEFTNLKVLFIPHDFAQDWIRKGYPIEKGL; translated from the coding sequence TTGAATACAAAGAATGAATGGAAAGCTATAGTCTGGTTGATAGTTCTCCTTTTTTTCTTTATCCCCTTTGGCCGAGGGCAAAACTCAAAAATCGATTTTACTGCCCTTGATAAGGAAAGTGAAGAAATTGAGATCAATCCTCAAGACCCCTGGAAAAGGGATGAAGTTATCACTCCACAAGAACTTGTCGAAGCTTTGAGAAAAAGCGACGAAAAAAAAGATCTTGTTATTTTCCATGTGGGATTTTCTTTTCTTTACAAGGCTAGCCATATCCCAGGATCGATTTATGTTGGTTCAGGAAAGGACAAAGAGGGGATTGCTAGTTTAGAGAAAAAAGTCTTTGGACTTTCTAAGAATCAACAGATCGTTCTTTATTGCGGATGCTGTCCATGGAACCAATGTCCCAATATTCGGCCAGCATTTAATGCTCTCAAACAAAAGGAATTCACAAATCTTAAAGTTCTATTTATTCCTCATGATTTTGCTCAAGACTGGATTAGGAAAGGCTATCCAATAGAAAAGGGATTATAA
- a CDS encoding PQQ-dependent sugar dehydrogenase: protein MNVCNKITVLLFVFLCLLWIKEGHALLISENMSPQKITIDLQKLPKPVVHGSNNWPQIVPPPAKATLHLPPGFKVNIYAKDLDNPRWLALTPTGDVLVAESYSSRIMLLEDNDKDGVVDKISIFADISNGLHLPFGMVFSKDSFYVANTDGVLVFPYKEGQKKLEGRGRKILSLPGSGNHWSRTLALSPDGQVLFVTVGSKTNVDEDPPPRASIVTLKIKSNSSEIYARGLRNPVGLAFYPHSSDLYVTVNERDWLGDDLVPDYLTRVEKGAFYGWPYCYLSPEFIDPRWKNRIEGTKAKELIQSTKTPDVLFQSHSAALGLAFPPPDSNLPEHYKNGAFVALHGSWNRKQATGYKIVFVPFGENHRPKGYYEDFMTGFLLNSYPSKTWGRPCGLLFLPDGSLLLADDGNNIIYRIFYAE from the coding sequence ATGAATGTCTGTAATAAAATAACAGTCCTTCTCTTTGTCTTTTTATGCTTGTTGTGGATAAAAGAGGGCCATGCCTTACTCATCAGCGAAAACATGAGTCCTCAGAAAATTACGATTGATCTTCAAAAACTTCCAAAGCCTGTAGTCCATGGTTCAAACAACTGGCCTCAAATTGTTCCACCACCTGCCAAAGCCACTCTTCATCTTCCTCCTGGATTCAAAGTAAACATTTATGCAAAGGATTTAGATAATCCTCGATGGCTTGCCCTAACGCCTACAGGAGATGTTCTTGTTGCTGAATCCTACTCAAGCCGAATCATGTTGCTTGAAGACAACGACAAAGATGGCGTTGTAGATAAAATTTCAATTTTTGCTGATATTTCCAATGGTCTCCACTTACCTTTTGGAATGGTATTTTCTAAGGACTCTTTTTATGTTGCCAACACCGATGGTGTGCTTGTCTTTCCTTACAAAGAAGGGCAAAAAAAACTAGAAGGAAGAGGGAGAAAGATTCTTTCTCTGCCAGGGAGTGGCAATCATTGGAGCCGGACTTTAGCTTTGTCACCTGATGGTCAAGTTCTTTTTGTTACTGTTGGTTCAAAAACCAATGTAGATGAAGATCCTCCTCCTAGGGCATCCATCGTAACCTTGAAGATAAAATCAAACAGCTCAGAGATTTATGCTAGAGGCTTAAGAAACCCGGTAGGGCTCGCCTTTTATCCTCATAGCTCGGATCTTTATGTTACAGTAAACGAAAGAGATTGGCTTGGTGATGATCTTGTGCCTGATTACTTAACACGAGTCGAAAAAGGGGCATTCTATGGATGGCCTTATTGTTATTTAAGTCCTGAATTTATCGATCCACGTTGGAAAAATAGAATTGAAGGAACGAAAGCAAAGGAGCTTATACAATCGACAAAAACTCCTGATGTTCTCTTTCAAAGTCATTCTGCAGCTCTTGGTTTAGCCTTTCCTCCCCCTGATTCTAACTTGCCAGAACATTACAAAAACGGGGCCTTTGTAGCTCTTCATGGCTCTTGGAATAGAAAGCAGGCGACTGGATATAAGATTGTTTTTGTTCCTTTTGGAGAAAACCATCGGCCTAAAGGATATTACGAAGACTTTATGACTGGCTTTTTGCTTAATTCTTATCCTTCCAAAACCTGGGGAAGACCATGTGGCCTATTATTCTTGCCGGATGGAAGTCTTCTTTTAGCTGATGATGGGAATAATATCATTTACCGGATTTTCTATGCTGAATAA
- a CDS encoding ribonucleoside-diphosphate reductase subunit alpha gives MDHQQLFFSGFDYGLSNLSIVKRDGRVVPFDIGRIYAAVEKAFRAERKKSAGDNLSKEDLLAIEEITNRVAIKSAALANRGERLEVERIQDLVELTLMELGHHTVAKRYILYRAERGKARTIQNREGASIHMIDRRGNTVPLDLAWIHRMLMEACRGLEDRCLWRDLAEETVRGLYDNIKEEEILQAMILTARTWVEKEPAYTYVAARLMLSKIYQEALLIVPSIHETAAYHRAYFPNYVQYGVKIGRLSPQLLEFDLERLAQALKLERDKQFTYLGLQTLYDRYLLHHEERRFETPQYFWMRVAMGLALNEKSDKESWAITFYDTLSSFLFMSSTPTLFNSGTVHPQLSSCYLLTVEDDLESIFKVISDNAKLSKWAGGLGNDWTNVRATGSLIRGTNGKSQGVIPFLKVANDTAVAVNQGGKRKGALCAYLETWHLDIEDFLELRKNTGDERRRTHDMNTANWIPDLFMKRVLENGSWTLFSPSDVPDLHHLYGKAFEKRYLEYEQMADKGEIKLFKRVSAMTLWRKMLTLLFETGHPWITFKDPSNIRSPQDHVGVINSSNLCTEILLNTSAEEVAVCNLGSVNLLAHLDESDNIDEKKLENTINIAVRMLDNVIDINFYPIPEARNSNLKHRPVGLGIMGFQDLLHRKKVPYASVQAVELSDRLMEMISYYAILSSCNLAKERGAYPSFRGSKWDRGLLPIDTIELLEQERGGFVEVDKSRTKDWDFVRKKIKEHGLRNSCLLAIAPTATISNITGVSQSIEPSYKNLYVKSNLSGDFISINPYLVEDLKKLQLWDQEMVDDLKYYDGSVKHIERIPESLKELYATAFEIDPSWLIECASRRQKWIDMGQSLNLYIDEPNGWKISQMYIMCWKKGLKTTYYLRSRAATTVEKSTLDINVRGIQPRWMKSRSPSSNIKVERENKEKNACALDSECESCQ, from the coding sequence ATGGATCACCAACAGCTTTTTTTTTCTGGTTTTGATTACGGTCTTTCTAATTTGTCAATAGTCAAAAGAGATGGTCGAGTGGTCCCTTTTGATATTGGTCGAATCTATGCTGCTGTTGAAAAAGCGTTTCGGGCGGAAAGAAAGAAAAGTGCAGGGGATAATCTTTCCAAAGAAGATCTTTTAGCTATCGAAGAGATTACCAACCGAGTGGCGATAAAATCAGCAGCACTAGCCAATCGAGGAGAAAGGCTTGAAGTAGAACGAATACAGGACCTTGTTGAACTGACGCTTATGGAGCTGGGACACCATACCGTAGCCAAGCGTTATATCCTCTATAGGGCAGAGCGAGGCAAGGCTAGAACTATACAGAATAGAGAAGGGGCATCGATCCACATGATCGATAGACGTGGGAATACTGTTCCATTGGATTTGGCATGGATACATCGAATGCTTATGGAGGCTTGCAGGGGTCTTGAAGATCGCTGTTTGTGGAGGGATCTTGCTGAAGAGACGGTTCGAGGTCTTTACGACAACATAAAAGAAGAAGAAATCCTGCAAGCTATGATTCTTACGGCAAGGACATGGGTAGAAAAAGAACCTGCTTATACTTATGTGGCTGCGCGACTGATGTTGAGTAAAATCTATCAGGAAGCTCTTTTAATCGTTCCTAGTATCCATGAGACAGCGGCCTACCATAGGGCTTATTTTCCTAATTATGTGCAATACGGGGTAAAGATCGGGCGATTGTCTCCACAATTGCTTGAATTTGATCTTGAAAGACTGGCTCAAGCTCTCAAGTTGGAAAGAGACAAACAATTTACCTACTTAGGCTTGCAGACCCTTTACGACAGATATTTGCTCCATCATGAAGAAAGGAGATTTGAAACACCTCAATATTTCTGGATGCGGGTAGCAATGGGCCTAGCATTGAACGAAAAGTCAGATAAAGAGTCTTGGGCGATTACTTTTTATGACACTCTCTCAAGCTTTCTTTTCATGTCCTCTACTCCTACCCTCTTTAATTCTGGAACCGTGCATCCGCAGCTAAGTTCTTGTTATTTGTTGACTGTAGAGGATGATCTGGAAAGCATCTTCAAGGTTATTTCTGATAATGCTAAGCTTTCTAAATGGGCTGGAGGGTTAGGCAATGATTGGACCAATGTGAGGGCGACTGGTTCATTGATTCGTGGCACAAATGGGAAAAGTCAAGGGGTAATCCCTTTCTTAAAAGTGGCTAATGATACGGCTGTTGCTGTAAACCAAGGCGGCAAAAGAAAAGGGGCTTTGTGCGCTTATTTGGAAACCTGGCATTTGGATATAGAAGATTTTTTAGAGCTTCGAAAAAATACAGGAGATGAGAGACGGCGTACCCATGATATGAACACCGCAAATTGGATCCCAGATCTTTTTATGAAAAGGGTCCTAGAAAACGGCAGTTGGACGCTTTTCAGCCCCAGTGATGTGCCTGATCTGCATCATCTCTATGGAAAGGCTTTTGAGAAAAGATATCTCGAATACGAACAAATGGCAGATAAAGGGGAAATTAAACTATTCAAAAGGGTTTCAGCCATGACCCTTTGGAGAAAAATGCTTACCCTTCTTTTTGAAACAGGCCATCCTTGGATTACCTTTAAAGATCCCTCTAACATTCGGTCTCCTCAAGATCATGTGGGGGTTATCAATAGTTCTAATCTTTGCACTGAAATTCTTTTGAACACTAGTGCCGAAGAAGTTGCTGTTTGTAATTTAGGATCAGTGAATCTTCTAGCTCACTTGGACGAGTCGGATAATATAGATGAAAAAAAGCTCGAAAACACAATCAATATCGCTGTCCGAATGCTAGATAACGTGATTGATATCAATTTTTATCCAATCCCCGAAGCCAGAAATTCTAATTTAAAACACAGACCGGTAGGTCTTGGCATTATGGGATTTCAAGACCTGCTCCATAGGAAAAAAGTTCCTTATGCTAGTGTTCAGGCTGTAGAACTTTCAGATCGGCTTATGGAGATGATTTCCTATTATGCTATTCTATCTTCATGCAATCTAGCAAAGGAGCGGGGAGCGTATCCTTCTTTTCGTGGTTCGAAATGGGACAGAGGATTATTACCCATCGATACTATTGAATTGTTGGAACAGGAAAGAGGAGGATTTGTAGAGGTAGACAAAAGCAGAACAAAAGATTGGGATTTTGTGAGGAAGAAAATTAAAGAGCATGGACTAAGAAATAGCTGTCTGTTAGCTATAGCCCCCACAGCAACAATATCCAATATTACGGGAGTTTCTCAGTCGATAGAGCCAAGTTACAAAAATCTCTATGTCAAATCAAATCTTTCTGGGGATTTTATTAGTATCAATCCTTACTTGGTTGAAGACCTAAAAAAACTGCAACTTTGGGATCAGGAAATGGTCGATGATTTAAAGTATTACGATGGATCGGTCAAACACATCGAGAGAATACCCGAATCCCTTAAGGAGCTATATGCCACTGCTTTTGAAATTGATCCTTCATGGCTTATCGAATGCGCTAGCCGTAGACAGAAATGGATCGATATGGGACAATCCCTAAACCTTTATATTGATGAACCAAACGGCTGGAAAATCTCTCAAATGTATATCATGTGCTGGAAAAAGGGTTTAAAAACAACCTATTATCTAAGATCAAGGGCAGCAACAACTGTTGAAAAGTCGACTCTAGATATAAATGTTCGAGGCATTCAGCCACGATGGATGAAAAGTAGGAGTCCTTCCTCAAACATTAAAGTAGAAAGAGAAAATAAAGAAAAAAACGCATGTGCTCTTGATTCGGAATGCGAAAGCTGTCAGTGA
- a CDS encoding ribonucleotide reductase N-terminal alpha domain-containing protein codes for MSPQLLEFDLERLAQALKLERDKQFTYLGLQTLYDRYLLHHEERRFETPQYFWMRVAMGLALNEKSDKESWAITFYDTLSSFLFMSSTPTLFNSGTVHPQLSSCYLLTVEDDLESIFKVISDNAKLSKWAGGLGNDWTNVRATGSLIRGTNGKSQGVIPFLKVANDTAVAVNQGGKRKGALCAYLETWHLDIEDFLELQKNTGDERWRAHDMNTVNWILDLFFPLI; via the coding sequence TTGTCTCCACAATTGCTTGAATTTGATCTTGAAAGACTGGCTCAAGCTCTCAAGTTGGAAAGAGACAAACAATTTACCTACTTAGGCTTGCAGACCCTTTACGACAGATATTTGCTCCATCATGAAGAAAGGAGATTTGAAACACCTCAATATTTCTGGATGCGGGTAGCAATGGGCCTAGCATTGAACGAAAAGTCAGATAAAGAGTCTTGGGCGATTACTTTTTATGACACTCTCTCAAGCTTTCTTTTCATGTCCTCTACTCCTACCCTCTTTAATTCTGGAACCGTGCATCCGCAGCTAAGTTCTTGTTATTTGTTGACTGTAGAGGATGATCTGGAAAGCATCTTCAAGGTTATTTCTGATAATGCTAAGCTTTCTAAATGGGCTGGAGGGTTAGGCAATGATTGGACCAATGTGAGGGCGACTGGTTCATTGATTCGTGGCACAAATGGGAAAAGTCAAGGGGTAATCCCTTTCTTAAAAGTGGCTAATGATACGGCTGTTGCTGTAAACCAAGGCGGCAAAAGAAAAGGGGCCTTGTGCGCTTATTTGGAAACCTGGCATTTGGATATAGAAGATTTTTTAGAGCTTCAAAAAAATACAGGAGATGAGAGATGGCGTGCTCATGATATGAACACCGTAAATTGGATCCTAGATCTTTTCTTTCCATTGATTTAA
- a CDS encoding DUF4242 domain-containing protein, producing the protein MPRYVIEREISGAGNLSNEELAKISAKSCSILDKMGPQIQWIESYVTGDKIYCIYIAPDEKTIREHAAQGGFPANRIAEIKNIISPFTAQNK; encoded by the coding sequence ATGCCTAGATATGTTATTGAAAGAGAGATTTCTGGAGCAGGAAACTTATCAAATGAAGAACTTGCCAAAATATCCGCCAAATCCTGTTCGATTTTAGATAAAATGGGTCCACAAATTCAATGGATAGAAAGTTACGTTACTGGAGATAAAATCTATTGTATCTATATCGCTCCAGATGAAAAAACCATTCGAGAACATGCAGCTCAAGGAGGATTTCCAGCCAATCGAATTGCAGAGATTAAAAACATTATATCCCCCTTTACGGCTCAAAATAAATAA